The following DNA comes from Nocardioides panzhihuensis.
CGCGCTGGTTTTCTTCGGCGCCCTCTATGGAGCACCCGCGTTGCTCGCCCGGGAGCTGGCCCGACGCCTCGGCTGGGGCTGGCCGAGCCTGTTGCTGGTCTTCGCAGCGTTGGGTACGGCCCAGGCCGGCCTCATCGACCAGTCGCTGTTCAGCGCCGACTACGGCGGCTATGAGGGCTGGGAGGAGAACCGGGAGCCGACCCTGATCCCGTCGCTGGGACTCAGCGGCTACAACGCCTACTCCTTCATCGTCGGACACGTGATCTTCAGCTTCGCCGCGCCGGTGGCGTTGGCCGAGGCATGGGCCCCCGCTCGAGCTCGGAAGCCCTGGCTGGGCCCGATCGGCACAGTCCTGGCCGCAGTCGCCTATGTCATCGCCGCGGCGCTGATCGTGACCGACCCGGAGTCACGCTCGGGAAGCCCGACCCAGCTGCTCGTCACCGCGGGAATCGTCGCAGCCATGCTGCTCGGCGCCGCCCTCGTCGGCCGGAGTCGGCACCTGGACCACGCCCGACCCGATGCGCGTGGACCCGCCGTCTGGCAGGTCCTCGGCGTCTCGCTGATCTTCGCGCTCGTCCCCGAGCTGCTGCCCGCGAACTGGCTCGGCGTAGCCCTGGCAGGCGCGATGACGGCGACGCTCGGGACCCTCGTTCTCCTGGCCTCCCGCACGGGAGCATGGACGATCCGCCACACCGCAGCGGTCGGGGTCGCCTACCTGCTCGTGCGGGGCCTGCTGGCGTTCACGTACTTCCCGCTCATCGGCGACGTCGAGGCAGGACCGAAGTACGCGCACAACGTGGTCATGCTCCTCATCGTCGTCCTCGCCGCCTGGTTCGCGCTGCGCAGGCGCGACTGTGTTGGTCTCGACACGCCTCCGCCCAGCGGCTCCGGCGGCTCGACCAGCGAGGGATGGGGTCTCGGCAAGCTCGACCACCGGAAGCAGCTCAGCGCCGAGAGCGCATCCCGAGCCGCGCAGTCTCCCCAGTAGCCGCCCGCTCGAGCGTAGCGATGAGGGTGCGAGCGTCGTAACGCCCCTCATGCCGATGAGGCCCGATGAAGAACGTCGGGGTGCCGCGGGCGCCGCTGGCCTCGGCGGAGGCCATGTCGTCGCGGACGTGCTCGGCGAGCTCGGGGTCCTCCAGGTCGCGGAGGAACTGCTCGACGTCGAGCCCGAGAACAGCGGCATAGCCGGCCAGGTCCTGGAGCTCGAGCTGGTTCTGGTTGGCGAAGAGGTGCAGGTGCATCTCCCAGAACTTGCCCTGTCGCGCGGCGGCCTCGGCGGCGACGGCGGCCAGCTCGGCGTGCGGATGCTGGGGGAGGGGGAGGTGGCGTACGACGTAGCGGATCCGAGGGCCGAAGTAGTCGCGGACCTCGTTGGCGGTGCCGGTGGCACGGGCGCAGAAGGGGCACTCGTAATCGAGATACTCGATCAGGGTGACCTCGGCGTCCTCGTCGCCGTAGATGTGGTCGCGCTCCGGGTCGATCGGTGGCGAGAGCACCTTGGGCAGGGCCGCGTCGCGCTGGCCGAGGAAGCGCGCGGAGAGCTGGAAGATCAGCCAGCCGAGCGCCGAGGCGATCACGACGGAGATGAGTACACCGACGATCGCGTCGCGCTGCAGGGTCTCGGAGTCGAAGGCGAGAGTGATGATCAGCAGCGAGACGGTGAAACCGATCCCCGACAGCGCGGCGCCGCCGAGGACGTGACCGCCGCCGACCCCCTGCGGCAGCCGGCCGAGCCCCATCCGAGTAGCGGCCAGGGCTCCGGCGCCGATCCCCAGCGTCTTGCCCAGCACCAGGCCGGCGACGACGCCCCAGGTCACCGGTGAGCTGAGTGCTTCCCCGAGCACGCCGTTGCGCAGGTCGACGCCGGCGTTGGCGAGCGCGAAGACGGGCACGATGAGGTAGCTCGTCGGTATGTGCAGCGTCTCCTGGAGCCGCTCGTTGACCGAGATCGTGCGGGTCAGCTGGTCGCGGGTCTCGCGCTGCAGCGTGGGCAACGGCGACTGCCGGAACGCCCGGAACCGCGAGGTCGCGACCTCCATCTGCGCCCGGGTCGGCTCCGCGGCCGGCACCAGCAGACCGGCCAGCATCCCCGCGATCGAGGCGTGCAGGCCGGCCCCGAGAGTGGCCACCCAGGCGATCAGGACGAGCAGTACGTAGGGCCCGGCCCGCCACACCTTCACCCGGTCGAGCACGAAGATCCCGACCAGCGCCAGTCCGGCCACCAGGAGCGGTCCGATCCGGAGGTTCTCGGTGTAGGCGACCCCGATCACGCTCACCGCGACGATGTCGTCGATGACGGTCAGCGTGAGCAGGAAGATGCGCAGCTGGGTCGAGACGGACGGTCCGACCAGCGCGAGCATGCCGAGCAGGAAGGCGGTGTCGGTGCCGATCACGATGCCCCACCCGCGGGCCGCCTCGCCGGAGGGGTTGAGCATCAGGTAGATCATCGCGGGCAGGAGCAGCCCGCCGGCACCGGCGACCAGCGGCACCACCATGCGACGACGGTCGGTGAGCTCGCCGACGGCGAGCTCGCGGCGTACCTCCAGGCCGATGACGAAGAAGAAGACCACCATCAGCCCGTCGTTGACCCAGTGGTGCAGGTCCATCGAGAGCCCGATGTCGCCGAACCGGACCGAGAGCACCGTCTCCCACAGGTGCTCGTAGCCGTGCGACCACGCCGAGTTGGCCCAGGCCAGCGCCAGCAGCGAGGCGACCACCAGCAGCGCCGCGCTCGTCGACTCCAGGTGCATGAAGTGGCGCAGCGTGGTGCCGAGCTGCCCGGTCAGGTCCGCGTCGCGACGACCGCGCGTCTGCTCATCTCCCACAGGGACAAGCCTAGGCTGCCCGCGCGTCGCTCAGCGCGAGTGTCCGCGCTGAGCGTCCCTCAGCGCCGGACGGCGACCAGGCCGCTGAGCGTGCCCTGGAGGAGGGTGCCGTCGGGGAGGATCGTGCCGACCATCTGCAGGGTGTTGGCCAGCGGGCCGACGCCGCGTAGCCCGGTCCGACCGTGGTGACCGCGTCATCCGCCGGGAGGTTCAGCGGCACCTTGCGCTCCACGTCGATCGACCAGCCGAACCATGACTTGGAGTGAGCCAGCCAGAGCAGCGAGCCGGAGCCGTCGACGGTGACGAGCCGCGACTCGTCGTCGATGTAGGCGTAGACGCCGCCGAGCAGGGACCCGGCGGAGAGATGGTGCCGGGCTACGGGTAGGAGCGTGGTCGGATCGAGGAGGTAGAGCCTGGGTGCCCGGTCGATGTACTCGGTGCACAGCGCCTGCACCATCCCGTCGGCACCGCTGAGGATCGTCGGGCACACCGCGGGCAACGCCACCGGTTGTGCGGGGGAGGTGCGAGCCCCGGGCCCTGCGAACGGGGTCGTGTCGGAGGCGCCGGCGTCTCCGTGCATGTTCCAGGTGCCGTCGGGACCGGCGTACGGGTTCGGTGGCATCGCTGCGCCGGCTGCCGAGCCTGCCGTTGCGAAAGGAGCGGCGACGCCGGCCGCGAGGGCCAACAGGGCGGTGGCGACTGCGCTCCAGCGAACCATGGGGAGGATCTAAGCACGAGCAAATCGAGCGCGTGGCTGGA
Coding sequences within:
- the nhaA gene encoding Na+/H+ antiporter NhaA, which gives rise to MGDEQTRGRRDADLTGQLGTTLRHFMHLESTSAALLVVASLLALAWANSAWSHGYEHLWETVLSVRFGDIGLSMDLHHWVNDGLMVVFFFVIGLEVRRELAVGELTDRRRMVVPLVAGAGGLLLPAMIYLMLNPSGEAARGWGIVIGTDTAFLLGMLALVGPSVSTQLRIFLLTLTVIDDIVAVSVIGVAYTENLRIGPLLVAGLALVGIFVLDRVKVWRAGPYVLLVLIAWVATLGAGLHASIAGMLAGLLVPAAEPTRAQMEVATSRFRAFRQSPLPTLQRETRDQLTRTISVNERLQETLHIPTSYLIVPVFALANAGVDLRNGVLGEALSSPVTWGVVAGLVLGKTLGIGAGALAATRMGLGRLPQGVGGGHVLGGAALSGIGFTVSLLIITLAFDSETLQRDAIVGVLISVVIASALGWLIFQLSARFLGQRDAALPKVLSPPIDPERDHIYGDEDAEVTLIEYLDYECPFCARATGTANEVRDYFGPRIRYVVRHLPLPQHPHAELAAVAAEAAARQGKFWEMHLHLFANQNQLELQDLAGYAAVLGLDVEQFLRDLEDPELAEHVRDDMASAEASGARGTPTFFIGPHRHEGRYDARTLIATLERAATGETARLGMRSRR